The genomic window ACGGTAGTGCTGGGAGTGACCTTCGTGGTGTTCCCGCTTATCGGGCTCGCCTTACGCGTGCTGGTGCCCTCGGTGCTGACCGAGGACCTGTACATCGGTGTGCTCTTCCTGTGCCTGGTGCCCTCCACCGTGCAATCGTCGATCGCGTTCACCGCGATCGCGCGCGGCAATGTCGCTGGCGCTGTGGTCAGTGCCTCGCTGTCGAATCTCGTCGGGGTGTTCGCGACCCCGCTGCTGGTGGTGTTGCTGATGGACACCACGGGTAAGGCCGAGGTGAAGGCGTCGACGGTACTGGTCATTATGGTGCAGCTATTGCTGCCGTTCCTGCTCGGACAGCTGCTGCGGCCGCGGCTCGGCTGGCTGTTGCGGCGGTCGACGCCGTTGAAGGCGGTCGACCGGGGTTCGGTGTTCCTGGTCGTGTACTCCGCGTTCAGTGCCGGTATGGCCGAACACATTTGGAGTGGACTGTCACCGCTGCGGGTGCTCGCGACCGCCCTGGTGTGTGCCGGGCTGCTCGCGGCGGTGCTCGGTGCGACCGCCGGCGTCGGCAAGATGCTCGGGTTCGCCATGCCGGACCGCATCGTGCTGGTCTTCTGCGGATCGAAGAAGAGCCTGGCGACCGGGCTGCCAATGGCGTCGGTGCTCTTCGTCGGTCAACCGGTGGGCCTGATCGTGTTGCCGCTCATGATTTTTCATCAGATCCAGTTGATCACCTGTGCCGTCCTGGCACAGCGTTACGCCCGCAGATCGGAGGTAACCGTGTGGAGCACGAAACGAGAGGTCGAGAAGGTCGAATCAGCAGACGCAAAGCCATCGGAACCGGGGTGGCTGCGCTCGGCGGCGCAGCGGTCGCTGGTGTGGGGGTCGCGGCGATGAGCAGGCCGTCGGCCGCATCGGATCGCCCGATGACGGATCTGGATACGAAGCTGGACAAGGACTCTCATCTGTTCCGACTGAGCGCGGCCGAGCCGCTGCGCTTCGACGGCGGGACCTTGCAGGGCGCGCACGAAGGAAACTTTCCGGTGCTGCTCGGTCAGGAGGCATCGGTCTACATCGCCCGGCTAGAGGTGGGTGGCATTCGGGAACCACACTGGCATCCGACCGCGTGGGAGCTGAACTTCATCATCTCCGGCCGGGCCGAGTGGACCATTCTGGGCACGCACCCGGATGGTGACTACCGCAACGACAAGTTCGAGGCCGGGCCAGGCGATCTCGTGTTCGTGCCGCAGGGCTTCTTCCACTATTTCGGCAACGCCGATCCGGAGCAGATGCTGGAAGTGTTGGTGGTGTTCAACACCAGCGCCACCGAGCCCGCCGACGATATCGGGATCGTCGCCACGCTGAATTCCCTTCCGCGCGAGGTGCTAGCGGCCTCGTTCGGCATTCCGGTGGCGGCGTTCGATCAGGTGCCCGCCGAGGTCAAGCCGGTGGTGATCACCCGACGGCACGGTGAGAAGGTGTGGGCCGCCGACGAATTGATCGGCGGCCCACCCTTATCGCAGGGCTGCTGACGTACTGGGGTGGTCGTGCAGGAACTTCGGTACGACCATCCGCCACGCATCGACGATCAACTCGCGCATTTCGCCCTTGTCGATCGCGGCCATCGAACAGTCGACCCAGTTGTATCGCAGGTCCGACGCCCTGGGCAGCAGAAATTTGTCCGGCTCAGCGGCGACCAGCGCGGACCGTTCGGCTTTGGGAAAAGCGAACCCCATCACCGTTTCGTCCCGGGAGAACGCGATGTACACGATCCGGCCCACCCGAAACTTGATGCGATCCGCCACGATCGCCTCGTACGAACGGGGGAGGGTGAGTGCCAGCGCACGCACGTCCGCGACGGTGATCATGCCCCGATGATGCCACCGGGGACCGACAGGTTCGGGTATAGCTTCCTGCGCACCGTCTACGACGGCTAGGTGGTCCCAGCATCGACGGGAATGGGTACAGCGGGGGCTTGGTCTGTTTCGGGGAGCGTTGTTTTGGACCGACCGGCTGTCAGGACTACGACGACGACCGCGGCCACCACGCTGGTGGTTGCGATGATGGCGGCCACTCGACCGGTCGAGTCGCCGACCTCGTCGGTGAGATCGAGGTTGGTATGCCCGAAGACCACGGTGGCCAGTGCCGCGCCGATGGCGCCACCCAGGTTGTGGAACGTCCACGACGCCCCCACCGCGAAGCCGGACCGCGTGGGCGGCACCGTCGAAATCGCCAGCACCGTAGCGGGTCCCAGTACCAAGGCCCAGCCCGCACCGAACAGGACGAGAGCGACCAACAGGACCGGCAGGTGGC from Nocardia iowensis includes these protein-coding regions:
- a CDS encoding bile acid:sodium symporter family protein, which codes for MKYLNKFYIDGFMLGIVASAVLASVFPAQGGVAEVVDRGTKVAIALLFLLYGARLEPREAIAGLRHWRLHTVVLGVTFVVFPLIGLALRVLVPSVLTEDLYIGVLFLCLVPSTVQSSIAFTAIARGNVAGAVVSASLSNLVGVFATPLLVVLLMDTTGKAEVKASTVLVIMVQLLLPFLLGQLLRPRLGWLLRRSTPLKAVDRGSVFLVVYSAFSAGMAEHIWSGLSPLRVLATALVCAGLLAAVLGATAGVGKMLGFAMPDRIVLVFCGSKKSLATGLPMASVLFVGQPVGLIVLPLMIFHQIQLITCAVLAQRYARRSEVTVWSTKREVEKVESADAKPSEPGWLRSAAQRSLVWGSRR
- a CDS encoding cupin domain-containing protein, which codes for MTDLDTKLDKDSHLFRLSAAEPLRFDGGTLQGAHEGNFPVLLGQEASVYIARLEVGGIREPHWHPTAWELNFIISGRAEWTILGTHPDGDYRNDKFEAGPGDLVFVPQGFFHYFGNADPEQMLEVLVVFNTSATEPADDIGIVATLNSLPREVLAASFGIPVAAFDQVPAEVKPVVITRRHGEKVWAADELIGGPPLSQGC
- a CDS encoding MmcQ/YjbR family DNA-binding protein — translated: MITVADVRALALTLPRSYEAIVADRIKFRVGRIVYIAFSRDETVMGFAFPKAERSALVAAEPDKFLLPRASDLRYNWVDCSMAAIDKGEMRELIVDAWRMVVPKFLHDHPSTSAALR